The nucleotide window GGGTTGCTCGTCTGCTACCGGGTGCGGCGAAGCGCGTCGCTGCCGCCGCAAAAAGCGGTGGCCTACATGCGGACAGGCTGGCTGATACGGCTCTCGTTTATCGTCTTGGCGCTGGCCTGGTCGCTTAAGGTGCCGTCGCTTCACTTCGGCGCCGTGGTTGCGGGGCTGCTGTCCTTGCAGATAATAATTTCCCTCAACGGTTTCTATCTGGTTGTCAGGCATTCCGTTACCAAGTAATTACACGAAGAAAGGGGTGAAACATATGGGACATGGGGGACATGAGATCGGCTCGCATAAAATAGCCCACTTCTTCGGCTATACCTTTAATATGGACACGCTGTACATGACCTGGCTGGTCATGGCCATCGTTATCGTTCTTTCAATGCTCGCGGTCAGGCGCCTGGAGACCGTGCCGCGCGGCATGCAGAACATCTTCGAAATGGCGATTGAGGCGATCGGCAGTCAGGTTGACGCGACCATCGGGCCTAACAGCAAGAAAGTTGCGCCGCTTTTAATCACGCTGTTCATCTTTCTGCTGACTTCTAACTGGCTGGGTCTGGTGCCGGGCTTCACTTCCCCGACCAACGACCTTAATACTACCCTTGGCCTGGCGCTGATGATCATCGGTTTTGTCCACGTGCTGGGGGTTGGGCATCACGGGCTGAGCCATTTCAAGCATTTTATCCAGCCGCACCCCCTGTTTTTGCCGATCAACCTCATCGAGGAAATCGCCCGGCCGATTACGCTGTCCTTCCGTCTATTCGGCAATATTATGGCCGGCGAGATTCTGATAATCCTGATTGCGGCTTTGCCTCTATACTACCTCGAGCCCGTCTGGGGTACGATCTGGCTGGTTTTCAGCGTGGTTGTAGGCATAATCCAAGCCTTTATTTTTACCATGCTGTCAACATCTTACCTGAGCAACTCGCTCAAAGAAGATCATCACTAGAAAAGAAAATCCCCAAATTAGCCTAAATATAAGGAGGAAACCACTGTGGAACACGCAATCATCGTAGCCGCATCGGTTATCGCCGCTGCGCTGGCAATCGGACTGGCCGCTTTCGGCGCCGCCATGGGCGACGGACAGGTGACCGCCAAAGCAATCGAAGGGATGGCCAGGCAGCCGGAAGCCAAGGGCACCATTCTGGTCAACATGTTCATCTCCGTCGGTCTGATCGAGTCCATCCCCATTATCGCGGCGGTTATCGCCCTGGTGCTGGTGTTTGCCAATCCGTTCATCAAGTAATTGATTTTGCCGGGCGACGGGATTTTTCCCGTCGCCTCCTTAAGCCTTGCAGAGGAGGGGCAACGATTTGGTTGAGTTGAATGCTACGCTGATAGCGCAAATCATAAATTTTCTTCTTTTGGCCTATATCCTGAAGAAATTCGTCTTCGGCAAGGTCCTCCAGGCGATGAGCGA belongs to Sporomusaceae bacterium and includes:
- a CDS encoding ATP synthase subunit I, with amino-acid sequence MNSAGFADSRQDLTGVAKILLLQLAAWTAVIVAVLYFAGHGDKIAGFLTGTAISAVYGLLVCYRVRRSASLPPQKAVAYMRTGWLIRLSFIVLALAWSLKVPSLHFGAVVAGLLSLQIIISLNGFYLVVRHSVTK
- the atpB gene encoding F0F1 ATP synthase subunit A, whose protein sequence is MGHGGHEIGSHKIAHFFGYTFNMDTLYMTWLVMAIVIVLSMLAVRRLETVPRGMQNIFEMAIEAIGSQVDATIGPNSKKVAPLLITLFIFLLTSNWLGLVPGFTSPTNDLNTTLGLALMIIGFVHVLGVGHHGLSHFKHFIQPHPLFLPINLIEEIARPITLSFRLFGNIMAGEILIILIAALPLYYLEPVWGTIWLVFSVVVGIIQAFIFTMLSTSYLSNSLKEDHH
- the atpE gene encoding F0F1 ATP synthase subunit C gives rise to the protein MEHAIIVAASVIAAALAIGLAAFGAAMGDGQVTAKAIEGMARQPEAKGTILVNMFISVGLIESIPIIAAVIALVLVFANPFIK